The DNA segment ATGTCTCAAAAAGCCTTTCAGGCAACCTTCTTGCAAGCGCTATCAACATATATTAGGTTTAATAAGGGTAGATAGAGAAGAGCATCTAAGGTATACCTCGGGAGGACTAGTTTATGGAAGCCATTCAGAAAAAAAGTATGACTATCACAATTGGGGATCATGTTTTGTTTTTATCGACGGTGTTTTGCTTTTGGTTTGCTACATATATTTACGTACCAACGTTTAGTTTGTATCTAGAAACAAAGCAATTTACATATTCTGCGATCGGGATTATTTTGGGAAGCTATGGTGTGACACAGGTCCTGTTACGGTTTCCTTTAGGCATCCTTTCAGACATACTTCATCGCCTTAGAAAACAACTTTATATCGGGGGATTTGCTGTTGCAATCATTAGTGGACTGTTGCTCGTTTGGTTTGATTCGTTTTTAGCCATTTTTATCGCTCGTCTGCTCGCTGGAATAACGGCATCGATGTGGGTCATGGCAACAATTCTTTATGCTCAATATTTTGACCGGACGCAATCCTCCCGGGCAATGGGCACTCTACAATTTCTCACGGTTATGCCTCAGTTTGTGAGTATGGCGCTCGCTGGTCTAATTGTTCAATCCTTTGGTTGGACGTTGCCCTTTTGGATTGCTGTTCTAGCCTCAGCAGTTGGACTCATTTTGTCCTGCTGGATAAAGGTTGTTCCACAAGAAAGCACTCAACAAAGCACGCGTAAATCATATAAGAGTTACGTGATGGCAACGATTCGGGTTCCAACGCTTTTTGCGATCACTGGTTTATCTATGATCGGGCATGGCATTCTCTTTATCACCATATTTGGATTCACTCCATTGTATGCAGCTACAATTGGAATTGATGAAGGGACACTTGTCTGGCTTGTGATGGCGTTTTTTATTCCACATGCCATTGCTTCCTTGAGCCTTGCCTTTCTACCGTTACAAGAGCGACACACTAAACTCATTCTTCTTATTTGTCTAATTGCTACAGTGGTTTCCCTTGTTCTGATTCCATTGACAGAGTCCCTTACAAGCTTAAGTGTCGTCCATGGTCTTCTGGGTCTGGCACTAGGATTGTTTTTCCCTTTATTACTTGGGAAAATTGCCAGCTTACCTGTGGATTCATTACGAACGTCAGTGATGGGATTTTATCAGTCCTTTTACGCGCTCGGAATCTTTTTAGGTCCGATCCTAGCAGGAGCCGTAGCTGAGTGGGTTGGATTATCAGCAATGTTCTGGGGTGGTGCCTTCCTTGCCTTGCTCGGGATTCCAATGCTCCTATACGCGAATCAGAGATCAATGGATAGCAAAGAAGACTGGGACATAACATGAATGTAGCCAGTCAAACACGAATTTAGCAACAAATCGCTGCGGGAGAATCCCTCGCACCCGCCGTGGACGGCCTCAGCCCCTTCCGCGGAAGGGCACCGCTACTGTGTCTTCATCACGTCCTATTCCGTAGGAGTCTCAGGTTCTCCCTCCGCTCGTTTTGAAAAAAAACGAATGGCGGATGATTCCGAAATCGAATCATCCGCCATTTTCTAATTGATGTTTGGTTAGTTCTCAATCTCTCTTCCTTCTTACCACAATCCTAGAACCTTCCACCAAAGCCCGCCAATTCCGAGCCAAACAACAATATGGATGATCGAAATCAGAAAGCCGAGTGACCACCATTTTTGTTGGGTCACATATCCTGCACCAAAGAAGGCAGGAGCAGGTCCACTTCCATAATGAGTCGTGCAACCGAAGAGGTTACTGAAGAAACCAAGGAGTAATGCGGAAAGAACAGGGGGCGCTCCAGCTGCCACGATGACCGATAGGAAGGCAGCATACATTGCACTCACATGAGCCGTATTACTTGCAAAGAAGTAGTGGGAATAGAAGTAAACCACCGCTAATATGACAAGCGTGTACGTCCACCCAAGTCCTTGAACAGCTCCTTGCATTAGGTCACTAAACCAAGGAATCATGCCTAAGCTATTTAAATACTCAGCCATCATAACAAGGACAGAGAACCAAACCAGTGTATCCCAGGCTCCCTCTTCTTTCTTTATATCCGACCAAGACAAAACCTGTGTAACCAGTAAAATAACAAGCCCGATGAACGCTGCAACGGTTGCATCGATTCCGAAGCTCCCTCCTGCAATCCAAAGAACAAGTAAAACGATAAAGACGGCAATCATAAACCATTCTTCTCGCTTAATCGCTCCCATTTCCTTTAACTTTTCAACAGCCATTTTTGGTGCTTCTGGTGTTTCCTTCACCTCTGGCGGATAAAGCTTATAGATGATAAAAGGTATGATAAGCAAACTAAGCAAACCAGGTACAAGCGCGGCCAACATCCACCCCGTCCACGTAATTTCAGTACCTGTAATATTCGCAGCAATTTGAGCCGCAAGTGGATTCGCAGCCATTGCGGTTAAAAACATGGCAGATGTAATCATATCTCCCTGGAAGGATGCCTTGATCAGAAAGGATCCTACTTTTCGCTCGGTTCCATCCTCAACTCTTGAGCCGTATGCTTCAGATAGTGAGCGAATAATTGGCATAATGATTCCACCTGCCCTCGCCGTATTGGACGGCATTGCTGGCGATAACATGAGATCACTGGCAATCAATGAATAAGAAAGACCCAGCGTTCGTTTCCCGAACATCCGGACAAATACATAAGCAATTCTGGCACCAAGCCCCGTTTTGATGAATCCTCTTGAAATAAAGAAGGCGATCACAATGAGCCAAATCGTTTTGTTTTGAAACCCACTTAATGCTTCTCCAATTTCAAGTGTTCGGGTGAGGACAACGGCTGATAAGCCTATAATCGCTACACTTCCCATAGGCATCGGTTTGATAATAAGTCCAATGATTGTTGCGACAAAAATAGAGAATAGCTGCCATGCTTGCTGATCCAGACCTTGTGGGGCAGGAATAAACCAAAGAATGATTCCAATGGTCAGCGTAATGGCTAGCTGTGTATATCTTACTTCTGGTGTTTTCTTCATCTTTTCACTCCGTTATGTACCGTGTAATCGGACAAACTATATCACGTATTAGTGTGTGATAAAAGCTGAACACCATACCTTAGCCCCTTTTTTAAGTTAAAAAAATAATGAACGAACGCAATCGTAAAGTTGAATAAATGGTTAACTGATATAAAATGCCGCTACGGGATAACACTCGCTTTCCACGGGTACGGCCCATAGCCGTCAAGTTAAGAAAGGAAAAAGAAAGAGCTCATCCTTTCTCTTGTAGTGGATCTAGTATTTTCCATCAGGGTACGTATGGGTAGATTGGCTCTTTTTCTATTTTTTTTTGCACCGGATTCTACCGTTTTACTCCACACGCGCATGTGTTTCATAGGCGATCTGTAAGATGTCATAGGGACTTTGATGGCGGTGGCGATGGTCTTTTCGTCCATGTCGGTAAATGCTCTCGTAGATATTTTCTAGAACGTCTTCTAATGAAGAACGATGATAGAGAGCGTATCCTTTTGACTCTTCTATAGCCCTTTTGGCATGATGGATACACTTGTATTCACTGCCTTCGAGGTGGTGCTTTTGATGAAGATAGAACCGGCATTGAAACGCCACCATCGAGGAAAGCAGAATGTGTATAAGTTTCCCATACATGTGGCAGAGAAACCGATCTGGATTCATCGCGCGCACGTGATCAATGGCGAAAAGGGATTTCCACGTTTTGAAAAGAATCTCGACTTGCCAGCGTAAGGAATACATCGGATACAATGCTTGCACATCCATTTCTTCCTGTGTTAGGTTAGTGGCAAGGATTTGGGTATGATCCTTTTTGTCGGCGGATTGGGTATGACCCCCTTTCCGTCTTCTTTTTCGTAAACCGGCTTTCCTCTTGTTTTGTTGATCCTCTGTCAATCGTTGCACGATGACACGGGTTTGAAGGGTGTTCTTTCCTTTGACCCCTAATTGGATGACCCCATAATCTTTGATCGCTCCCGGTTCTAGCTGCTTCGCATCTTCTTCTGGTTTGATTTGGATTCGTTCCCCTTGATCATCTCTAGTCCAATAGGTCATATTGGCCGGCGTCCGCGTGATATAAGAAGCGCCTGCACGATCGATTTGTTTCAAATGGTCGCCAGAAAAGTAGCCGAGATCACGGATGATCAAATCACCTGGTTGAATCGTATCGGCTAATGCATAGGCGGCGTGATGGTCACTTTCTCTTGAACCGGAAAGTAAGGTATGCAAAAATTTCCCCTCATATAGCTCATACTCTAAATGAATTTTCGCTCCATCTGAAGAAGTACCATCTTTCTTTGGTCGTTCAAATGAAGTCGCATCTAAGATGCGGATCCGAGAAAACGGGGTCTCAGGAAGAGGTGGCATGGCCATCAACTCTTGTTTGGCCGCCAATTGAAAAAACACATGCTTCAAAAAAGCCGCTCCTTTTTCATCGAAGCGTTGATGTAAGGCTTGTTTGGAAAGGTGGGTATTGGATTCACGTGAAAGAGCCCCGCAAAGCTGTGTTAACTCTGTCGCACCGACGGGTTGAGGAAGAAAGGAACAAATACTTAGGAAATCCTCAGGTTTTAATTTCTTTAGACGCTGTACAAACCCAACATCTCGGGCAGATTGGCGAAGGTTCGGTACAGATAAAACGTCCAACACGGTTTTCGCAAACGTACTGAACTCCTCTTTTAAAGACACAAACGATCCCTCCCTAGGACTGGTTAAACCCCCATCCTAACGAAGAATCGTCTATAGTTAAACCGATTTTACTTAACTTGACGGCTATGGGGTACGGCCTCAGCCCCTTCCGCGGAACGACCACCGCTACAGTGTCTTCACCACGTACGGTGCCGTAGGAGTCTCATATTATCCCTCCGCTTATTCCTTAAAAACATTAAAAAACAAATGATTCGTCAACTGAATCATTTGTTTTTCATTACCCGTAGTCTATTCAGTTTGCACCAACCTCTATTAAATGCTTACTTAGGATGTTTGTTGGATCGGTTCATTCGCTACTGCCTCACTTAATACGTGAGTTAACGCGTCAAACAGATAATAGCTTGAAACAGTTCCGGGGTCTAAGAATCCAACGGAATCTGAACCGTATTCGGCGGCCTTCCCTTTTTGGGCTAATAGGTACTTGGACGCTTTTAATACCGTTTTTGCTTTATCTTCAAAATTGATTGATGACAAGGTGGTTTCTCTTTCTGTCAGCTCAGCGATTGCTTCCCACACATCCA comes from the Alkalihalobacillus sp. FSL W8-0930 genome and includes:
- a CDS encoding anion permease; translation: MKKTPEVRYTQLAITLTIGIILWFIPAPQGLDQQAWQLFSIFVATIIGLIIKPMPMGSVAIIGLSAVVLTRTLEIGEALSGFQNKTIWLIVIAFFISRGFIKTGLGARIAYVFVRMFGKRTLGLSYSLIASDLMLSPAMPSNTARAGGIIMPIIRSLSEAYGSRVEDGTERKVGSFLIKASFQGDMITSAMFLTAMAANPLAAQIAANITGTEITWTGWMLAALVPGLLSLLIIPFIIYKLYPPEVKETPEAPKMAVEKLKEMGAIKREEWFMIAVFIVLLVLWIAGGSFGIDATVAAFIGLVILLVTQVLSWSDIKKEEGAWDTLVWFSVLVMMAEYLNSLGMIPWFSDLMQGAVQGLGWTYTLVILAVVYFYSHYFFASNTAHVSAMYAAFLSVIVAAGAPPVLSALLLGFFSNLFGCTTHYGSGPAPAFFGAGYVTQQKWWSLGFLISIIHIVVWLGIGGLWWKVLGLW
- a CDS encoding IS4 family transposase → MSLKEEFSTFAKTVLDVLSVPNLRQSARDVGFVQRLKKLKPEDFLSICSFLPQPVGATELTQLCGALSRESNTHLSKQALHQRFDEKGAAFLKHVFFQLAAKQELMAMPPLPETPFSRIRILDATSFERPKKDGTSSDGAKIHLEYELYEGKFLHTLLSGSRESDHHAAYALADTIQPGDLIIRDLGYFSGDHLKQIDRAGASYITRTPANMTYWTRDDQGERIQIKPEEDAKQLEPGAIKDYGVIQLGVKGKNTLQTRVIVQRLTEDQQNKRKAGLRKRRRKGGHTQSADKKDHTQILATNLTQEEMDVQALYPMYSLRWQVEILFKTWKSLFAIDHVRAMNPDRFLCHMYGKLIHILLSSMVAFQCRFYLHQKHHLEGSEYKCIHHAKRAIEESKGYALYHRSSLEDVLENIYESIYRHGRKDHRHRHQSPYDILQIAYETHARVE
- a CDS encoding MFS transporter; translation: MEAIQKKSMTITIGDHVLFLSTVFCFWFATYIYVPTFSLYLETKQFTYSAIGIILGSYGVTQVLLRFPLGILSDILHRLRKQLYIGGFAVAIISGLLLVWFDSFLAIFIARLLAGITASMWVMATILYAQYFDRTQSSRAMGTLQFLTVMPQFVSMALAGLIVQSFGWTLPFWIAVLASAVGLILSCWIKVVPQESTQQSTRKSYKSYVMATIRVPTLFAITGLSMIGHGILFITIFGFTPLYAATIGIDEGTLVWLVMAFFIPHAIASLSLAFLPLQERHTKLILLICLIATVVSLVLIPLTESLTSLSVVHGLLGLALGLFFPLLLGKIASLPVDSLRTSVMGFYQSFYALGIFLGPILAGAVAEWVGLSAMFWGGAFLALLGIPMLLYANQRSMDSKEDWDIT